A genomic segment from Falsibacillus albus encodes:
- a CDS encoding HAD family hydrolase yields MKEYQLLLFDLDDTLLSSDWFKEGIMQTIQSNSLTRHVDPAMFLEKKLMLPKPLITQFKNRELSPHEFRRARWKHALSHFELFPDEDAIDELHGLFLQSGMSFIKENEDLTCLLQDLQKHYQLAIVTNALYDPLLKISNLKLAHLFTKDNVFQAEELDYRKPDPELYWAALNHFQAQPEQAVFIGDSWTHDVVGPMELGMEAIWVNHQNVPPPSSHKPLEEITKIMELRSILL; encoded by the coding sequence ATGAAAGAATATCAACTATTATTGTTTGATTTGGATGACACACTGCTAAGCAGCGATTGGTTTAAAGAGGGAATCATGCAAACGATCCAATCCAATTCTCTTACCAGACATGTCGATCCTGCAATGTTTCTTGAAAAGAAGTTGATGTTGCCAAAGCCATTGATCACTCAATTTAAAAACCGGGAACTTTCCCCGCATGAATTCAGACGGGCCAGGTGGAAACATGCTTTATCACATTTTGAATTGTTTCCAGATGAAGATGCCATCGACGAATTGCATGGTCTCTTTTTGCAGTCAGGGATGAGCTTCATTAAAGAAAATGAAGACCTCACTTGCCTTTTACAGGACCTGCAAAAACATTATCAGCTGGCGATCGTCACAAATGCCCTATACGATCCATTGCTGAAAATTTCCAACTTGAAACTAGCTCATCTATTTACAAAAGACAATGTCTTTCAAGCCGAGGAACTTGACTATAGGAAGCCAGACCCCGAGTTATATTGGGCCGCACTAAACCATTTCCAAGCCCAGCCGGAACAAGCGGTATTTATCGGGGATTCTTGGACCCACGATGTAGTCGGTCCCATGGAGCTGGGGATGGAAGCCATTTGGGTGAATCATCAAAATGTCCCGCCGCCATCTTCGCATAAACCGCTTGAAGAGATCACAAAGATCATGGAATTACGATCGATTTTGTTGTAA
- a CDS encoding NUDIX hydrolase yields MEMPTHIIAVGGIVENEEGKILLVKTIHGGWVFPGGQVEVGENLMDALIREVKEESGIDINVSNLIGMYSNTCIHKWYDGVTDVPTKLMLDYACRPVGGELCTSEETSESCWVEKEKVLNMIEAEAIRTRFEAFLNFDGHVQYMEYVTRPEFNLKLSRTV; encoded by the coding sequence ATGGAAATGCCTACACATATCATTGCAGTCGGAGGAATCGTGGAAAATGAAGAAGGGAAGATCCTGTTGGTTAAAACAATCCATGGGGGATGGGTTTTTCCAGGAGGACAGGTGGAAGTCGGAGAAAATCTGATGGATGCATTAATTAGAGAAGTGAAAGAGGAAAGCGGCATCGACATCAACGTATCGAACCTGATCGGAATGTATTCCAATACGTGCATACATAAATGGTACGACGGGGTGACGGATGTCCCGACTAAATTGATGCTGGATTATGCTTGCCGTCCTGTTGGAGGGGAATTGTGCACATCCGAAGAAACATCAGAAAGCTGCTGGGTCGAAAAAGAAAAAGTACTCAATATGATTGAAGCTGAAGCCATTCGAACACGATTCGAAGCCTTTTTGAATTTTGACGGCCATGTGCAATATATGGAGTACGTTACGAGGCCGGAATTTAATTTGAAGCTAAGCAGGACAGTATAA
- the rbsK gene encoding ribokinase has protein sequence MDIAVIGSNMVDLISYIEKMPKEGETLEAPDFEIGCGGKGANQAVAAAKLGADVMMVTKVGDDLFADNTIQNLEKYGIDTEFTVKVPGTSSGVAPIFVDPDSKNRILIIKGANQHLAPEDVAAAAEKLKQCSLIVLQLEVPLPTVYRAIEFGNEHHIPVILNPAPASKELDFEYVCKSDFFIPNESELEILTDMPVESDEQIQAAAMTLIDRGLKNVIVTMGSRGVMWVTKEDVQSVASHTVKALDTTGAGDAFIGCFAHYYVKSRDVLEAMKKATAFAALSVTKRGTQTSYPTVEEVEAFLQQDK, from the coding sequence ATGGATATTGCAGTCATTGGATCTAACATGGTGGATCTCATTTCATACATCGAGAAAATGCCAAAGGAAGGGGAGACGCTCGAAGCGCCGGACTTTGAAATCGGCTGCGGCGGGAAGGGTGCCAACCAGGCAGTGGCCGCAGCGAAACTGGGCGCGGACGTCATGATGGTGACGAAAGTCGGCGATGACCTATTTGCCGACAACACGATCCAAAACCTTGAAAAATACGGCATTGATACGGAATTCACGGTTAAGGTGCCCGGTACTTCCAGCGGGGTTGCGCCGATCTTTGTCGACCCTGATTCGAAAAATCGCATCCTGATCATCAAAGGGGCAAATCAGCACCTCGCACCGGAGGATGTGGCCGCAGCGGCTGAAAAGCTGAAGCAATGTTCCTTGATCGTCCTTCAGCTGGAGGTCCCGCTTCCGACCGTGTATCGTGCCATTGAATTCGGCAACGAGCATCATATCCCGGTGATTTTGAACCCGGCACCGGCCTCAAAAGAGCTTGATTTTGAATATGTCTGCAAAAGCGACTTTTTCATCCCGAATGAAAGCGAGCTGGAAATCTTGACAGACATGCCGGTTGAAAGTGATGAGCAAATTCAGGCGGCAGCCATGACGCTCATTGACCGCGGATTAAAAAACGTCATTGTCACGATGGGGAGCCGGGGCGTCATGTGGGTGACGAAGGAAGATGTCCAATCCGTTGCATCCCACACGGTGAAGGCGCTCGATACAACGGGGGCAGGAGATGCTTTCATCGGCTGTTTCGCACATTATTATGTGAAGAGCCGAGATGTGCTTGAAGCTATGAAAAAAGCGACCGCCTTCGCAGCATTGAGCGTTACGAAGCGCGGCACGCAAACTTCCTATCCGACTGTCGAGGAAGTAGAGGCGTTTTTACAACAGGATAAATAA
- a CDS encoding NUDIX hydrolase, translated as MDFVKNLRKIVGTRPLILPGSVVIILNDQDELLLQHRNDGSWGLVGGLMELGESMEETARREVKEESGLEIGKMTLIDVISGPDYYLKLENGDELYSVTAVYASKEVSGEIEIDQSESRNMKYFKADQLPDNMIDEYRHCLDSYFQKARLR; from the coding sequence ATGGACTTTGTAAAAAATCTCCGGAAAATCGTCGGGACGAGGCCGCTTATCCTTCCTGGTTCGGTTGTCATCATTCTCAATGATCAAGATGAACTATTATTACAGCATCGAAACGACGGCAGCTGGGGGCTTGTTGGAGGTTTGATGGAACTTGGGGAATCGATGGAGGAAACAGCAAGGCGTGAAGTGAAAGAAGAATCAGGTCTCGAGATCGGCAAAATGACATTGATCGATGTGATTTCCGGTCCCGACTATTATTTGAAATTGGAGAACGGCGACGAATTATATTCTGTCACAGCCGTCTATGCCTCTAAAGAGGTATCGGGAGAGATTGAAATTGATCAAAGCGAATCTCGCAACATGAAATATTTCAAAGCAGATCAGCTTCCAGACAACATGATCGATGAATATCGGCATTGCCTAGATTCGTATTTTCAAAAAGCGAGATTGAGATAG
- a CDS encoding aldose 1-epimerase family protein gives MVGTIELQRTFFQDQKKVIYRDEEFTASLFRYPSGVEAIEVLNSRGRMVVLPYMGQIIWDLEFDGTDLKMKNMFSQPKNVEAIVDTYGCFAFHSGLIANGCPGPDDDHELHGEMACAEMDLAWLEISIDGIKVCGETEYVKGFGHHYLASPNVKMMAGASRIEMNMKVKNLSGSDMPLQYMCHTNYAFMENGVMTQNIPDDAFVLRESIPDHVKPTEQWITYNKKLLNGGETLNVLNRPDMYDPEIVFFADRLNAYGEEVEFEMTAPDGTAFFTKFSTAELNYATRWLLYNADQQVGAFVLPATCRPEGYVKAEKDGTLIKLGAGEERSFTVVTGKK, from the coding sequence ATGGTTGGAACAATTGAACTGCAGCGAACATTTTTCCAAGATCAGAAAAAAGTCATCTATCGAGACGAAGAATTTACAGCAAGCCTTTTTCGCTACCCTTCAGGGGTAGAAGCGATCGAAGTGCTCAATTCGCGCGGCCGGATGGTTGTGCTGCCATACATGGGGCAGATCATTTGGGATCTTGAATTTGACGGGACGGACCTGAAAATGAAGAATATGTTCTCCCAGCCGAAAAACGTCGAGGCAATTGTCGATACCTATGGATGCTTTGCCTTTCACTCCGGTCTGATTGCCAACGGCTGCCCGGGCCCGGATGATGACCACGAGCTCCACGGTGAAATGGCATGCGCAGAAATGGACCTTGCGTGGCTTGAGATTTCCATCGACGGCATCAAGGTCTGCGGGGAAACCGAATATGTAAAGGGCTTCGGACATCACTATTTGGCGTCGCCAAATGTTAAAATGATGGCAGGGGCTTCACGAATTGAAATGAACATGAAGGTGAAAAATCTATCAGGTTCTGATATGCCGCTTCAATATATGTGCCACACGAATTATGCGTTTATGGAAAATGGCGTGATGACACAGAACATCCCCGATGATGCGTTCGTTCTGCGTGAATCGATCCCGGATCATGTGAAGCCGACCGAACAATGGATTACATATAATAAGAAGCTTTTAAACGGTGGCGAAACATTAAATGTGCTGAACCGGCCGGATATGTATGATCCTGAAATCGTCTTTTTTGCCGACCGGCTGAATGCTTACGGTGAAGAAGTCGAGTTTGAAATGACGGCACCGGATGGCACCGCATTTTTCACTAAATTTTCGACGGCGGAATTGAACTATGCGACTCGCTGGCTCTTGTACAATGCCGATCAGCAGGTTGGGGCATTCGTACTGCCTGCCACATGCCGTCCGGAAGGTTATGTAAAAGCAGAAAAAGACGGGACATTGATCAAGCTCGGCGCAGGGGAAGAGCGTTCATTCACCGTTGTGACCGGAAAGAAATAA
- a CDS encoding ATP-dependent helicase translates to MFNMQDFFTRKKKELGVSLNDVQTKAVLQTEGPLLLLASPGSGKTTTVIMRIGYLIEKKGISPDRIKAVTFSKASASDMKERFKRFFPGLPPVDFSTIHSLAFEVAREHFRKTRTPFDLIEGNVSGDDQGADMLHKKVILRRLFKTHVGENITDSQMEELTTYISFIKNKMIKPDQWSTVSCDVPKAEQILKEYERFKRSHPNKLLVDFDDMLTIANEVLWSDRQLLWEYQQRYDYVLTDESQDTSLVQHEIIEKLVREHQNLCVVADDDQSIYSWRGAEPSYLLDFKKVYPKAEILFMEQNYRSTKDIVSVANRFIKRNKKRYEKNMFTENPAFEPIQIKELHDYNAQAKYLVKEIQGKENLGEIAVLYRNNSSSIALMNAFDRAGIPFYMKDADNRFFSHWVVEDVLNFMRMAFTDKRPDILEKIHLKFNGYISKQQMKELKGIRNGESVFDNLVNHVELKPYQVRLIKDSKETFRELKEMPPRKAIRVIRNQLGYEKALEKMSSILGFRLEYLIGILNTLEEIAVNLETLQDFAKRLQHLESALTMAKRKKGQNAVTFSTFHSSKGLEFEHVYMIDLINGVIPSKEDKEDMSLIEEATRLFYVGMTRAKKHLELITYWEKDGVKTAESTFVRDVKNMLNPAPKRTGTAKSGATVTGKKVNGVPFNPNAVQRESELEVGLTVKHRVFGTGEITGVDGDTVKIQFSTKGKVLSIMTCLEMGLLELV, encoded by the coding sequence ATTTTCAATATGCAAGACTTCTTCACCCGCAAGAAAAAAGAATTAGGTGTCTCTTTAAACGACGTTCAGACAAAAGCTGTCCTTCAAACCGAGGGGCCGCTTCTTTTGTTGGCGTCGCCCGGGTCGGGGAAAACGACGACGGTGATCATGCGGATCGGCTATCTAATCGAAAAGAAAGGTATATCTCCTGATCGCATCAAGGCGGTGACGTTCAGCAAGGCATCGGCAAGCGATATGAAGGAGCGGTTCAAGCGGTTCTTTCCGGGTCTTCCGCCAGTTGATTTCTCGACGATTCACAGCTTGGCGTTTGAAGTGGCGCGCGAGCATTTCCGTAAAACAAGGACGCCATTTGACCTGATCGAAGGCAATGTAAGCGGTGATGATCAGGGAGCGGATATGCTGCATAAAAAGGTGATCCTCCGGAGATTGTTCAAAACGCACGTCGGTGAAAACATCACAGACAGCCAGATGGAGGAGCTTACGACTTATATCAGCTTCATCAAGAACAAGATGATCAAGCCGGATCAATGGTCGACGGTTTCATGCGATGTGCCAAAGGCCGAGCAGATCCTCAAGGAATACGAAAGGTTCAAGCGTTCACACCCCAATAAACTGCTCGTCGATTTTGACGATATGCTGACGATCGCCAATGAGGTATTGTGGAGCGACCGGCAGCTGTTATGGGAATACCAGCAACGCTATGACTATGTGCTCACGGACGAGAGCCAGGATACGTCCTTGGTCCAGCACGAAATCATCGAGAAGCTGGTCCGTGAACATCAGAATCTTTGCGTGGTGGCAGACGATGACCAATCGATCTACAGCTGGCGCGGCGCTGAGCCATCCTACTTGCTTGATTTTAAAAAGGTGTATCCGAAGGCCGAGATCCTTTTCATGGAACAGAATTACCGCTCCACAAAGGACATCGTCAGTGTGGCCAACCGGTTCATCAAGCGGAACAAGAAGCGCTATGAAAAGAACATGTTTACGGAAAATCCAGCATTTGAACCGATTCAAATCAAGGAGCTGCACGATTACAATGCCCAGGCGAAATATCTCGTCAAGGAAATTCAAGGGAAAGAGAACTTGGGTGAAATTGCTGTCCTGTACCGGAACAACTCGTCTTCGATCGCGCTCATGAATGCGTTCGACCGGGCCGGCATCCCCTTTTATATGAAGGATGCTGACAACCGCTTCTTTTCGCACTGGGTCGTCGAAGATGTGCTCAATTTCATGCGGATGGCCTTCACCGATAAGCGGCCTGATATTTTGGAGAAGATACACTTAAAGTTCAACGGCTACATCAGCAAACAGCAGATGAAGGAACTGAAGGGAATTCGCAACGGGGAGTCGGTGTTCGACAACCTTGTGAACCACGTCGAGTTGAAACCTTATCAGGTGAGGCTGATCAAGGACAGTAAGGAAACATTCCGGGAGCTGAAAGAAATGCCGCCGAGAAAAGCGATCCGGGTGATTCGGAATCAGCTTGGCTACGAGAAGGCGCTTGAGAAGATGAGCAGCATTCTTGGCTTTCGCCTTGAGTATTTGATCGGGATTCTGAACACCTTGGAGGAAATCGCCGTGAATCTTGAGACGCTGCAGGATTTTGCGAAGCGGCTTCAGCACCTGGAGTCTGCTTTAACAATGGCCAAACGAAAAAAAGGGCAGAACGCCGTGACGTTTTCTACCTTCCACAGTTCCAAAGGATTGGAGTTCGAGCATGTCTATATGATTGATTTGATCAACGGCGTCATCCCCTCAAAGGAAGATAAAGAGGATATGAGCTTGATCGAAGAAGCGACCCGCTTGTTCTATGTCGGAATGACACGGGCGAAGAAGCATCTCGAGCTGATTACTTATTGGGAAAAAGACGGTGTGAAAACAGCGGAATCAACCTTTGTTCGCGACGTGAAGAACATGTTGAATCCGGCACCCAAACGGACAGGTACGGCCAAAAGCGGGGCAACCGTCACCGGAAAGAAAGTTAACGGAGTCCCATTCAATCCAAATGCTGTGCAGCGTGAGTCTGAATTAGAGGTCGGCTTGACCGTGAAGCACCGTGTATTCGGCACGGGAGAAATCACTGGGGTCGATGGGGACACGGTGAAAATTCAATTTTCCACGAAGGGAAAGGTCCTGTCGATCATGACATGTTTGGAAATGGGGCTGTTGGAGCTGGTGTAG
- a CDS encoding VOC family protein encodes MKSPIINQMNTVFVHVSNLKESVRWYSNLLGQDHDLASVKDPVYNIQINHHTGLTLDAGPEGIVKQPTAHDQPLFNFHTADIEEAYAYTKELGYHIHSNIVRYDDFSFFTIKDPDGNVIMICTG; translated from the coding sequence ATGAAAAGCCCTATCATCAATCAAATGAACACAGTATTTGTGCATGTCAGTAATCTAAAGGAATCGGTTCGGTGGTATTCGAATTTGTTGGGGCAGGACCATGATTTGGCTTCCGTCAAGGATCCGGTTTATAACATCCAGATCAACCATCATACCGGATTGACGCTGGATGCAGGACCGGAAGGCATTGTAAAACAGCCGACAGCCCATGATCAACCATTGTTCAATTTTCATACAGCCGATATAGAGGAAGCTTATGCATACACGAAGGAATTGGGCTATCATATCCATTCGAACATCGTCCGATACGATGATTTTTCGTTTTTTACCATTAAGGACCCGGATGGAAATGTGATCATGATTTGTACTGGATGA
- a CDS encoding phosphotransferase family protein: protein MNLGDPIGIGNTAKIYLHNNRIFKIYNDHLPETEASYEAAKQEYAYSCGLPVPKVLDVATFEGKHALIMEYVNGRTFGDLAFENSERAAHLMELSVDIQLQIHAIKADSLEPMSDRLRRQLQSVTQLDDSQKSRLLQKLDAMTFENRLCHGDFHLYNLIASDDRVTIIDWVDASAGDLRADVYRSYLLYTQVSEELAELYLQLYCEKSGISKEDIFQWAPIIAAARLSEHVPTESEERLLEIVQQYGC from the coding sequence ATGAACTTAGGCGATCCAATTGGAATCGGCAATACTGCAAAAATTTATCTACACAACAACAGGATTTTCAAAATCTACAATGACCACTTGCCTGAAACGGAAGCGTCGTATGAAGCCGCTAAACAGGAATATGCGTATTCTTGCGGACTTCCCGTTCCAAAGGTGCTCGACGTTGCGACGTTCGAGGGTAAGCATGCACTCATCATGGAATATGTAAACGGGAGAACTTTCGGAGATCTCGCATTTGAAAACAGTGAACGGGCAGCGCATTTGATGGAGCTGTCCGTGGATATCCAGCTGCAAATCCATGCAATTAAGGCTGATTCACTCGAACCGATGTCTGATCGGCTTCGCAGGCAACTCCAGTCAGTGACACAGTTGGACGACAGCCAAAAGTCCAGGCTCCTGCAGAAGCTGGATGCGATGACCTTCGAAAACAGGCTTTGCCACGGGGATTTTCATCTATATAATCTGATAGCTTCCGATGATCGAGTGACAATCATTGATTGGGTGGATGCGAGTGCGGGTGATCTCCGGGCCGATGTCTACCGCAGTTATCTCTTGTATACACAGGTATCAGAGGAATTGGCTGAGTTGTATTTGCAGCTATATTGCGAAAAGAGCGGTATTTCGAAAGAAGACATTTTCCAATGGGCTCCGATCATTGCAGCAGCAAGGCTATCGGAACATGTGCCAACTGAAAGTGAAGAACGCCTTTTGGAAATCGTCCAGCAATACGGCTGTTGA
- the fucP gene encoding L-fucose:H+ symporter permease, whose translation MKNNELIQLPDGYLNRTPIFQFILVSLLFPLWAVAASLNDILIAQFKHVFDLSDFASAFVQSAFYGGYFLIAIPASMVIKKMSYKVAIMTGLLFYIVGCSLFYPASHMATYTMFLVAIFAIAIGLGFLETAANTYSSMIGSRKYGILRLNISQTFYPLGSIAGILLGKYLVFQDGASLESQMANMSDAEAKAFGLKMLQHTLEPYKYIIFVLVAMFLLFAFTKFPACKPAAEKTKNNEKSPGIGQTLKYLAGNKRFRKGVAAQFLYVGMQVTVWSFTIRLALDLNSDFNERAASNFMVYSFIAFFAGKFIANFLMTRFSASKILFSYSIIGSALLAYVVLVPNLTAVYAAIAVSMLFGPCWPTIYAETLEVVEKKYTETAGAILVMSIVGGAVIPAIQGYASDAFGSMQTAFIVSMGCFLYVGFYFFGEMKKQKAVVKETDKSIKLAQ comes from the coding sequence TTCAATTGCCTGATGGATATTTGAATCGCACACCTATATTCCAATTTATCCTTGTGTCATTGCTGTTTCCGCTCTGGGCGGTCGCGGCGAGCTTGAATGATATTCTCATTGCTCAGTTCAAGCATGTATTTGACCTGAGCGACTTTGCCAGTGCTTTCGTGCAGAGTGCATTTTACGGAGGGTACTTCCTGATTGCGATCCCGGCTTCCATGGTCATCAAAAAAATGAGCTACAAGGTTGCGATCATGACCGGCCTTCTCTTTTACATCGTCGGCTGTTCCTTGTTTTACCCGGCGTCCCATATGGCGACGTACACGATGTTCCTTGTGGCGATCTTTGCGATTGCCATCGGGCTGGGCTTTCTGGAAACGGCGGCCAATACATACAGCTCGATGATTGGCAGCCGCAAGTATGGGATTTTGCGCTTGAACATCAGCCAGACGTTCTACCCACTCGGGTCGATTGCAGGGATTCTTTTGGGGAAATACTTGGTGTTCCAGGATGGTGCAAGCCTCGAGTCGCAAATGGCGAACATGTCTGATGCTGAAGCGAAGGCATTTGGGCTGAAGATGCTCCAGCATACACTTGAACCCTATAAATATATCATTTTTGTCCTGGTTGCCATGTTCCTATTGTTTGCATTTACGAAGTTCCCGGCATGTAAACCGGCAGCAGAAAAAACAAAAAATAATGAGAAATCGCCTGGCATCGGCCAGACACTGAAATACTTGGCAGGCAACAAACGTTTCCGCAAAGGGGTTGCGGCTCAATTCTTATATGTCGGCATGCAGGTGACGGTTTGGTCGTTCACGATCCGCCTGGCGCTCGATTTGAATTCGGACTTCAATGAACGTGCGGCTTCGAACTTCATGGTCTACAGCTTCATTGCCTTTTTTGCCGGTAAGTTCATTGCCAATTTCTTAATGACACGATTCTCTGCTTCTAAAATCTTGTTCAGCTATTCGATCATCGGCTCTGCTTTATTGGCCTATGTCGTACTCGTTCCAAACCTCACGGCTGTGTATGCAGCGATTGCAGTGAGTATGCTCTTTGGACCATGCTGGCCGACGATTTATGCTGAAACACTCGAAGTGGTTGAAAAGAAATATACCGAAACAGCAGGAGCGATCCTCGTCATGTCCATTGTCGGTGGAGCTGTCATTCCAGCCATCCAAGGATACGCATCCGACGCATTCGGCTCCATGCAAACGGCGTTCATCGTATCAATGGGCTGCTTCCTATATGTCGGCTTCTACTTCTTCGGTGAAATGAAGAAACAGAAAGCTGTCGTAAAAGAAACAGACAAATCGATCAAATTGGCGCAGTGA
- a CDS encoding VOC family protein, giving the protein MIKYRCIHHVSLTVTDLEKAKEFYEKTLCLTEISRPDFDLPGAWYEIEGQQLHLIVDPSSQTIRQDKSVSSSEGHFALRVENYYDTLEWLKQRDVEVLEKPNSKSGFAQIYCADPDGNLIELNVDQTNL; this is encoded by the coding sequence TTGATTAAATATAGATGCATCCATCATGTGAGTCTTACTGTGACCGATTTGGAAAAAGCAAAAGAATTTTATGAAAAAACTTTATGTTTAACAGAAATATCGCGGCCTGATTTTGACCTTCCCGGGGCATGGTATGAAATAGAAGGGCAGCAGCTTCATTTAATCGTTGATCCATCTTCACAGACAATTCGCCAGGATAAAAGCGTATCCAGCAGTGAAGGTCACTTTGCCCTTAGAGTCGAAAACTACTACGACACTCTTGAATGGTTAAAACAGAGAGATGTTGAAGTTCTTGAAAAACCAAATTCAAAGAGCGGATTCGCGCAAATTTATTGCGCCGACCCAGATGGGAATTTGATTGAACTAAATGTTGATCAAACAAACCTATAA
- a CDS encoding FAD-dependent monooxygenase translates to MNVLIVGAGIAGLTLADQLDREGHAVEIIEKSPGLRTEGYMMDFFGAGYDVAEKIGLIEDLRTIHYPIDSLRVKNADGTTKYSLNYQSLIKLLDGRHFNFMRGDLERVLYERIKERVQVTYGTSIDSLQQDDQEVHAVLSNGTERRCDLLVGADGIHSKVRRLAFGEEEKFVHSMGYQTAAYTFEKTPEFNDISRTFDTITEPGRQVSIYPIRGDRMATFFLYSKQGSVRHHSHEEGIKELKKHFGDMGWVIPDTLQKGELADDFYFDDVAQVEMEKWTKGRVALVGDACGCVSLVAGQGASLAMAEAYTLAHCFAESKGNIEKALSDYDTMMIPQVAKVQRSARKFADYFLPETKWKLMIRDVTMRASVLPVIRNFAKFKSVRLPK, encoded by the coding sequence ATGAACGTTCTAATCGTAGGAGCTGGCATTGCAGGACTGACATTGGCCGATCAATTGGATCGGGAAGGGCACGCTGTCGAAATCATTGAAAAGTCTCCAGGACTGCGGACAGAAGGGTATATGATGGATTTTTTTGGAGCCGGGTATGATGTCGCTGAAAAGATCGGTTTGATCGAAGATTTACGGACCATCCATTATCCGATCGATTCCCTTCGTGTGAAGAATGCAGATGGGACAACGAAGTATTCCCTTAACTATCAATCCCTGATCAAATTATTGGATGGCCGCCATTTCAATTTCATGCGCGGAGATCTGGAGCGAGTGTTGTATGAGCGGATCAAAGAACGTGTACAAGTTACATATGGCACGTCGATTGACTCACTGCAGCAGGATGACCAAGAAGTACATGCGGTGCTGTCGAATGGGACAGAACGCAGGTGTGACCTATTGGTTGGGGCCGATGGGATTCATTCAAAGGTACGGAGACTGGCATTTGGCGAGGAAGAAAAGTTTGTCCACTCCATGGGGTATCAAACCGCCGCATATACATTTGAAAAAACGCCGGAATTCAACGACATTAGTCGTACATTCGATACCATCACAGAGCCTGGCAGACAAGTCAGTATCTATCCGATAAGAGGGGATCGAATGGCTACTTTTTTTCTCTATTCCAAACAAGGGAGTGTCCGCCACCACTCACATGAAGAGGGAATCAAAGAACTGAAAAAACACTTTGGAGACATGGGCTGGGTGATCCCTGATACCCTACAAAAAGGTGAACTTGCCGATGATTTTTATTTTGATGATGTCGCCCAAGTCGAAATGGAAAAGTGGACAAAGGGACGCGTAGCACTTGTTGGAGATGCTTGCGGTTGTGTGTCTTTGGTTGCAGGACAGGGAGCATCACTGGCCATGGCTGAAGCTTATACCTTGGCCCATTGTTTCGCTGAATCCAAAGGCAATATCGAGAAAGCTCTATCAGACTACGACACAATGATGATCCCGCAGGTAGCCAAAGTACAGCGGTCAGCCCGGAAGTTTGCCGACTACTTTCTCCCGGAAACGAAATGGAAATTAATGATCCGGGATGTAACGATGCGGGCCTCTGTCCTTCCCGTCATTCGGAACTTTGCAAAATTTAAAAGTGTAAGGCTGCCAAAATGA